Proteins encoded in a region of the Agromyces protaetiae genome:
- a CDS encoding amidohydrolase family protein: MITDAHTHLWDRRRFRYDWLDQEPALPRRFLADDLAASSDLSERFVFVQADTAAAEGYDEAAWVESLDPGHERLAGIVAYAPLEHQDAERALDALASIPSVVGVRRLLQQEPDEFLAAPALHAGLRAVAGRGWTFDACVRWRQLPALADLAARHPALAIVLDHLGKPPLRSGPNSDAFTEWRLHLQRLAALPNVSVKLSGLPAEADRGLGADYGPWLRCATELFGPDRSMLGSDWPVSAVGFSSSRDDWFRIVQQCLAPSEAEWRAVSDLTAKRFYGLEG, from the coding sequence GTGATCACCGACGCCCACACCCACCTGTGGGACCGGAGACGCTTCCGGTACGACTGGCTCGATCAGGAGCCGGCGCTGCCGAGGAGGTTCCTCGCCGACGACCTGGCGGCGAGCAGCGACCTCAGCGAACGGTTCGTCTTCGTCCAGGCGGATACGGCCGCCGCCGAGGGGTATGACGAAGCGGCCTGGGTCGAGTCGCTCGATCCAGGTCATGAGCGGCTGGCGGGGATCGTCGCCTATGCGCCGTTGGAGCATCAGGACGCCGAGCGCGCGCTCGACGCCCTCGCATCCATACCGTCCGTTGTGGGGGTTCGCCGACTCCTGCAACAGGAACCGGACGAGTTCCTCGCCGCACCGGCTCTCCACGCCGGGCTCAGGGCGGTGGCCGGCCGGGGATGGACCTTCGACGCGTGCGTTCGATGGCGTCAACTGCCGGCGTTGGCCGACCTGGCTGCCCGGCATCCCGCGCTGGCCATCGTGCTCGACCACCTCGGGAAGCCGCCGTTGCGGAGCGGACCGAACAGCGATGCATTCACCGAATGGCGGCTGCATCTGCAGCGGCTCGCGGCGCTGCCCAACGTCTCCGTGAAGCTCTCCGGACTGCCTGCTGAGGCCGACCGCGGTCTCGGGGCCGACTACGGGCCATGGCTGCGCTGCGCGACGGAGCTCTTCGGGCCCGACCGGAGCATGCTCGGCAGTGACTGGCCCGTGTCCGCCGTGGGTTTCTCCTCGTCCAGGGACGACTGGTTCCGGATCGTGCAGCAGTGCCTGGCTCCGAGCGAAGCGGAGTGGCGCGCCGTGTCTGATCTCACGGCCAAGAGGTTCTACGGCCTCGAGGGCTGA
- a CDS encoding glycosyl hydrolase family 98 C-terminal domain-containing protein: MVVASPASAIEPATDAPMRLEVSSENPLLLTQLNIGNDMGKTEGFVRNYNSGWSLAQLWASVPDDVKHNFGFVLHQGHTALSDQNPDMSAEWLEANVAEADALDIPIFILWDEGKTILTNGTRWEFLEHLYRTYPNFMGTVVSEQADTLGDLPEVLRISNLYGGFHVLGSLEETNQLANRLEGQAYWDQVTRYSQNFIFNPKNFHENFETVNSWTQGAWLSGVFDNWGPYFDGYPYYGCGFFDHTSNYNACGDRWARSIGETVSSMMMLDQWQNGATVFHLENQLDVPTTGSLYSPYFYQSILPALRYILNNPTPSKDDVIERTKIVFSETEGPVHALADSAPAGRSGNPNRTTFFSMYERTPALTAVQKSMWFYLRSSGQYGIIPRIPKLASADLVAQFDHVLTKTTYDASLQYGDARAELFDTAYPPISEGEAFVQRSGDNWLVYNTNDRDNFNQDAAMQLGGGTFSRLEMPEITPHTWAMVTEEEHAIEVLLDNYQTDRTEDLLKPGGRRDMEFNRNFVKYAYVPNPQDAELRTTTMRFDVPERPTLTISGYDRNGYTYSEAWDPNTRQYTLTVQHNGVVDIRLSTADHEAGWTEANADAVTGSLLAHEFVFDGTSVAWSLPEGLAGRSADISIDGVPFAQGVDLADPGTVFRATGLSNSVHVLRIDGVGRGTGDLRYVPSVEHSANDIETNDFNYGTAESDEDLLYGSEHWRVIDGRLKLVGYVFPFYGDTTVYNTNHSLENLRYDAKLTLVQGTSGALVFRADEDEKSGYHFRLDPSRTAEGRTGSANYSCSLMIDYGATALATCPSSLTLEPNREYAVSVTAEGNLIRASIDGQEVLSYTATGDNVRAAGYTGVRAPQMQSDAGHRLGQFVELDDVAITDLDTGAVVYESGFDSWADAEGWMTETPLVFDWHEKDDPRSSFTFPWEWETSGGDWEFQRTDAFTSGMSGTFRATADGDADFTAIGGAEAAWADHGGYDAWTWLRVTEGDEAGLAVRATDASNMYQARLDIAEGTVSFGRLDDGVWTELAATASPVELAAEQWTLVEIEARGPLFTVLVDGERALEVVDSTHGSGGVGVWGAPGASVEVDDARVIARTATPVTEPRPAIQEVALSEGADRQITGFDHVAVKTARTVQPEMPATVTARFSDGTKEQVAVSWPSISEEQLAVSTAPTVDGPSQGKFTVEGDVEGTDLTIPVLVTVMPNLVTPVDVAHTYTADNPTVPNQVPATGTFTDGTRNWTKVLYVRWDHTPDTSPDAPTTQTITGSIGDWPWQKVTATVTVQQPPEPGDDQNVALNKPVTVFGGVQPANATRAGDKMVDGSTTTGWYTGGANDGAFSDGTSSSTQGSLCSWAYVDLGADHSISSYAIQFGENVTNFGGMFNAPYRIETLTEAEAAAAGEQARNSSVCTRRSGAVFGPDHVIAAEDSVWQPVSTGTGTLTLDRHQLDEPVTARYVRVFTDEKSTAHRYGTAVFEFEVWGKLAAVEPTLDLTVTTGTRCIAGKAVVTVQVTNTETVPVDLTFETAYGTKSFTGIAPGKSAFHTFTTRLNSVPEGPVSVVGTATIDDDPVTVSIDAGHEARSCS, encoded by the coding sequence ATGGTCGTCGCGTCGCCGGCATCGGCGATCGAGCCGGCCACCGACGCGCCCATGCGTCTCGAGGTGAGCAGCGAGAACCCGCTCCTGCTGACCCAGCTCAACATCGGCAATGACATGGGGAAGACCGAGGGGTTCGTCCGCAACTACAACAGCGGATGGTCGCTCGCCCAGCTCTGGGCATCGGTGCCCGACGACGTCAAGCACAACTTCGGGTTCGTCCTGCATCAGGGGCACACGGCGCTGTCCGACCAGAACCCGGACATGTCCGCGGAGTGGCTCGAGGCGAACGTCGCCGAGGCCGACGCGCTCGACATCCCGATCTTCATCCTCTGGGACGAGGGCAAGACGATCCTCACCAACGGGACGCGCTGGGAGTTCCTGGAGCACCTCTACCGCACCTATCCCAACTTCATGGGCACGGTCGTCTCCGAGCAGGCGGACACGCTCGGCGACCTGCCTGAGGTGCTCCGTATCTCCAACCTCTACGGCGGGTTCCACGTGCTCGGATCTCTCGAGGAGACGAATCAGCTCGCCAACCGGCTCGAAGGGCAGGCCTACTGGGATCAGGTGACGCGATACTCGCAGAACTTCATCTTCAATCCGAAGAACTTCCACGAGAACTTCGAGACGGTGAACTCGTGGACCCAGGGTGCCTGGCTTTCCGGCGTCTTCGACAACTGGGGCCCGTACTTCGACGGTTACCCCTACTACGGCTGCGGATTCTTCGACCACACCTCGAACTACAACGCCTGCGGTGACCGCTGGGCACGAAGCATCGGCGAGACCGTCTCGTCGATGATGATGCTGGATCAGTGGCAGAACGGCGCCACGGTGTTCCACCTGGAGAACCAGCTCGACGTGCCCACGACCGGGAGCCTCTACTCCCCGTACTTCTACCAGTCGATCCTGCCCGCGCTCCGCTACATCCTGAACAACCCGACGCCGTCCAAGGACGACGTCATCGAGCGGACGAAGATCGTGTTCTCGGAGACCGAAGGCCCGGTGCATGCACTCGCCGACTCGGCACCGGCCGGACGGAGCGGCAACCCGAACCGCACCACGTTCTTCTCCATGTACGAGCGGACGCCGGCCCTCACCGCCGTGCAGAAGAGCATGTGGTTCTACCTGCGCTCGAGCGGACAGTACGGCATCATCCCGCGTATCCCGAAGCTCGCCTCAGCAGACCTGGTCGCCCAGTTCGACCACGTGCTCACCAAGACGACGTACGACGCCTCCCTGCAGTACGGCGACGCCCGTGCGGAGCTGTTCGACACCGCATACCCGCCGATCTCGGAGGGCGAGGCGTTCGTGCAGAGGTCCGGCGACAACTGGCTCGTCTACAACACCAACGACCGGGACAACTTCAACCAGGATGCCGCGATGCAGCTCGGCGGCGGAACGTTCTCCCGCCTCGAGATGCCCGAGATCACACCGCACACCTGGGCGATGGTCACGGAAGAGGAGCACGCGATCGAGGTGCTGCTCGACAACTATCAGACCGACCGCACCGAGGACCTGCTGAAACCGGGTGGCCGCCGCGACATGGAGTTCAACCGGAACTTCGTGAAGTACGCCTACGTCCCGAACCCGCAGGACGCCGAGCTCCGTACGACGACCATGCGCTTCGACGTGCCCGAGCGGCCGACGCTCACCATCTCGGGGTACGACCGGAACGGCTACACCTACAGCGAGGCGTGGGACCCCAACACCCGTCAGTACACCCTCACCGTGCAGCACAACGGGGTCGTCGACATCAGGCTGTCGACGGCGGACCACGAGGCCGGCTGGACCGAGGCGAACGCCGACGCGGTGACCGGCTCGCTACTCGCACACGAGTTCGTGTTCGACGGGACCTCCGTCGCCTGGTCGCTGCCTGAGGGACTGGCCGGGCGCAGCGCCGACATCAGCATCGATGGCGTGCCGTTCGCGCAGGGCGTCGATCTCGCGGACCCGGGAACGGTGTTCCGTGCCACCGGGCTGTCGAACTCGGTGCACGTGCTCCGCATCGACGGGGTCGGCCGAGGGACCGGTGACCTTCGATACGTGCCGTCGGTCGAGCACTCGGCGAATGACATCGAGACGAACGACTTCAACTACGGCACGGCCGAATCCGACGAAGACCTCCTCTACGGCAGCGAGCACTGGCGGGTCATCGACGGTCGGCTGAAGCTCGTCGGCTACGTGTTCCCCTTCTACGGCGACACGACCGTGTACAACACGAACCACTCGCTCGAGAATCTGCGCTACGACGCCAAGCTCACGCTCGTGCAGGGCACGTCGGGTGCGCTGGTCTTCCGTGCGGACGAGGACGAGAAGTCCGGGTACCACTTCCGACTCGACCCGTCCCGGACCGCAGAGGGCCGAACGGGTTCGGCGAACTACTCCTGCTCGCTCATGATCGACTACGGGGCGACGGCGCTCGCGACGTGCCCGTCGTCGTTGACGCTCGAGCCGAATCGCGAGTACGCCGTCTCGGTGACCGCGGAGGGCAACCTCATCCGCGCCTCGATCGACGGGCAGGAGGTGCTCTCCTACACCGCAACCGGCGACAACGTGCGGGCCGCCGGGTACACCGGGGTGCGAGCACCGCAGATGCAGTCGGACGCCGGCCACCGTCTCGGCCAGTTCGTCGAACTCGATGACGTCGCGATCACCGACCTCGACACCGGTGCCGTGGTCTACGAGTCCGGGTTCGACAGCTGGGCCGACGCCGAGGGCTGGATGACGGAGACCCCCCTCGTGTTCGACTGGCATGAGAAGGACGACCCGCGCAGCTCGTTCACCTTCCCGTGGGAGTGGGAGACGAGCGGCGGCGACTGGGAGTTCCAGCGCACCGACGCCTTCACCTCCGGCATGTCCGGCACGTTCCGGGCAACGGCCGACGGCGACGCCGACTTCACGGCGATCGGCGGGGCCGAGGCGGCATGGGCCGACCACGGCGGATACGACGCGTGGACCTGGCTGCGTGTGACGGAAGGCGACGAGGCCGGTCTCGCGGTCCGCGCCACTGACGCGTCGAACATGTATCAGGCTCGCCTCGACATCGCCGAGGGAACGGTCTCGTTCGGTCGCCTCGACGACGGCGTGTGGACGGAGCTCGCCGCGACGGCCAGCCCGGTCGAGCTGGCAGCGGAGCAGTGGACGCTGGTCGAGATCGAAGCACGCGGGCCGCTGTTCACAGTCCTGGTCGACGGCGAACGCGCGCTCGAAGTGGTCGACAGCACGCACGGCTCCGGCGGTGTCGGGGTCTGGGGTGCGCCCGGAGCATCCGTCGAGGTCGATGACGCGCGCGTCATCGCCAGGACCGCCACGCCGGTGACGGAGCCGCGACCCGCGATCCAGGAGGTGGCGCTGAGCGAGGGGGCCGATCGGCAGATCACGGGCTTCGATCACGTCGCCGTGAAGACCGCGCGGACCGTGCAGCCCGAGATGCCCGCGACCGTGACCGCCCGTTTCTCCGACGGCACGAAAGAGCAGGTCGCTGTCTCCTGGCCGAGCATCTCCGAAGAGCAACTCGCGGTCTCGACAGCGCCCACCGTGGATGGGCCGTCACAGGGCAAGTTCACGGTCGAAGGTGACGTGGAAGGCACCGACCTCACCATCCCCGTGCTCGTCACGGTCATGCCGAACCTCGTCACCCCTGTCGATGTGGCGCACACCTACACGGCCGACAACCCGACGGTGCCCAACCAGGTCCCGGCGACGGGCACCTTCACCGACGGGACGCGGAACTGGACGAAGGTGCTGTACGTCAGGTGGGACCACACGCCGGACACCTCGCCGGACGCGCCGACGACGCAGACCATCACCGGTTCCATCGGCGACTGGCCCTGGCAGAAGGTCACCGCCACCGTCACGGTGCAACAGCCGCCCGAGCCGGGTGACGACCAGAACGTCGCCCTGAACAAGCCGGTCACCGTGTTCGGCGGCGTGCAGCCTGCGAACGCGACCCGCGCCGGGGACAAGATGGTCGACGGCTCGACGACGACCGGGTGGTACACGGGCGGCGCGAACGACGGCGCGTTCTCGGACGGCACCTCGTCGTCGACGCAGGGCTCACTCTGCTCATGGGCGTACGTCGACCTCGGCGCCGACCACTCGATCTCGAGCTACGCCATCCAGTTCGGCGAGAACGTCACGAACTTCGGCGGCATGTTCAACGCGCCGTATCGGATCGAGACGCTGACGGAGGCGGAAGCCGCCGCCGCGGGAGAGCAGGCCAGGAACAGCTCGGTGTGCACGCGGCGGTCCGGCGCCGTCTTCGGTCCGGACCACGTGATCGCGGCAGAGGACAGCGTCTGGCAGCCCGTATCGACCGGAACCGGGACGCTGACGCTCGACCGGCACCAGCTCGACGAGCCGGTCACCGCGAGGTACGTGCGGGTGTTCACCGACGAGAAGTCGACCGCACATCGGTACGGCACCGCCGTGTTCGAGTTCGAGGTGTGGGGCAAGCTCGCGGCCGTCGAGCCGACCCTGGACCTGACGGTCACGACGGGCACGCGATGCATCGCCGGCAAGGCGGTGGTGACGGTCCAAGTCACGAACACCGAGACCGTCCCGGTCGACCTGACGTTCGAGACCGCATACGGAACGAAGTCGTTCACGGGCATCGCGCCGGGGAAGAGTGCGTTCCACACCTTCACGACGCGGTTGAACAGTGTGCCCGAGGGGCCGGTATCGGTCGTCGGGACCGCGACGATCGACGACGATCCGGTGACCGTCTCGATCGATGCCGGGCACGAAGCGCGCAGCTGCAGCTGA